From the genome of Nicotiana sylvestris chromosome 2, ASM39365v2, whole genome shotgun sequence, one region includes:
- the LOC138885280 gene encoding uncharacterized protein yields the protein MFQQSRNPPPFPSQGPSSSNNEMGQIESMFEQMMKKNADPDAQLASHNTSIRNLEVQLGQIFQALNTRPKRALPSDTVVNPKGWNNMGHAMVVTTRSGRGGVTSTSNTRKVMSDDVLVQEDDVQSNDVQVTDENVNEGVRIDIDDNVEETQNDVNPSREHAIDISEMVVPKVNAPLSRPPPPYLQRLAKQNNENQFKKFIDMMKSLSINVPLVEALEQILGYAKFMKKLVTKKRSMNCETIKMTHQVSAIIHSMTPKLEDPGAFTIPCTIGSADFAKALCDLEASINLMPYSVFKTLGIGKPRTTSMGLQMADRTMKRPLGIIDDVLVRVDKFILPANFVILDCEVDYEVSIILGRPFLAKRKDLVDVEAMELTFRVGDEKAVFHVCKSMR from the coding sequence atgtttCAACAATCTAGAAACCCGCCTCCATTTCCATCACAAGGTCCTAGCTCatccaacaatgagatgggacaaattgagtcaatgtttgagcaaatgatgaagaaaaacGCCGACCCTGATGCCCAATTAGCATCCCACAATACTTCTATCCGCAACTTGGAGGTCCAACTTGGCCAAATTTTTcaagcattgaatactcgccctaagaggGCACTACCTAGTGACACGGTCGTAAACCCGAAGGGATGGAACAATATGGGACATGCTATGGTGGTGACTACAAGGAGTGGTAGAGGTGGAGTTACTAGTACCTCTAATACAAGAAAGGTTATGagtgatgatgtgttggtgcaagaGGATGATGTGCAAAGCAATGATGTGCAAGTGactgatgagaatgtgaatgaaggaGTGAGAATTGACATTGATGACAATGTGGAGGAGacacaaaatgatgtgaacccgtctagggaacacgcgATAGACATATCGGAAATGGTAGTGCCCAAAGTCAATGCTCCTTTGTcaaggcctcctccaccataCCTTCAAAGGCTTGCTAAACAAAACAATGAGAACCAGTTCAAGaaatttattgatatgatgaaaagtttgtccattaatgtgcctttggtggaagcTCTAGAACAAATTCTAGGATATGCCAAGTTTATGAAAAagttggtaacaaagaagagatcCATGAATTGTGAAACGATCAAGATGACGCACCAAGTGAGTGCCATTATACATTCCATGACCCCAAAGCTAGAAGACCCTGGTGCTTTTACAATCCCGTGCACTATTGGTAGTGCCGATTTCGCCAAAGCTTTGTGCGACTTGGAGGCAAGCATTAACTTGATGCCATATTCTGTGTTTAAGACATTGGGGATTGGGAAACCAAGGACCACATCCATgggattgcaaatggcggataggaCAATGAAGAGGCCATTGGGGATTATAGATGATGTGCTAGTGCGGGTCGACAAGTTCATACTTCCCGCGAATTTTGTGATTCTTGACTGTGAGGTTGACTATGAGGTGTcgatcatattggggagacctttcctagctaaaaggaaggatttagttgatgtggaagcaatGGAGCTCACCTTCCGGGTAGGTGATGAAAAAGCTGTGTTCCATGTTTGCAAGTCAATGAGGTAG